A window from Erythrolamprus reginae isolate rEryReg1 chromosome 9, rEryReg1.hap1, whole genome shotgun sequence encodes these proteins:
- the UBFD1 gene encoding ubiquitin domain-containing protein UBFD1 isoform X3: MAATSASPGAHSEEAAGMDAEVRNPPVGCQGEEENGALAAEKTEEPEEPDSQAPDLEASVSNGGEAEMSKELVELKIIWNKNKYDLKFPLDSTGADLKLKIHSLTGLPPAMQKVMFKGLLPEEKTLREIKVISGAKIMVVGSTINDVLAVNTPKDAAQQEVKSEEAKKEPLCRQKQHRKVLDKGKPEDVMPSLKGVQERLPTVPLSGMYNKSGGKVRLTFKLEQDQLWIGTKERTEKLPMGSIKNVVSEPIEGHEDYHMMAFQLGPTEASYYWVYWVPTQYVDAIKDTVLGKWQYF; the protein is encoded by the exons ATGGCCGCCACCTCCGCCTCCCCCGGTGCGC ACTCGGAGGAAGCCGCCGGCATGGACGCGGAAGTGCGGAACCCGCCCGTGGGCTGCCAGGGCGAAGAGGAGAACGGCGCGCTGGCAGCCGAGAAAACCGAGGAGCCCGAGGAGCCCGACAGCCAGGCCCCGGACCTAGAGGCCTCGGTGAGCAACGGGGGCGAGGCCGAGATGTCGAAGGAGCTGGTGGAGCTGAAGATCATCTGGAACAAGAACAAGTACGACCTGAAGTTCCCTCTGGATAGCACAGGCGCCGACCTGAAGCTGAAAATCCACTCGCTGACAG GCCTTCCACCCGCCATGCAAAAGGTCATGTTTAAAGGACTGCTCCCCGAGGAAAAAACCTTGCGAGAAATCAAAGTGATCAGTGGAGCCAAAATAATGGTGGTGGGCTCCACGATCAATGACGTCTTGGCAGTCAACACACCGAAAGATGCAGCTCAGCAGGAAGTGAAGTCTGAAGAGGCCAAGAAGGAGCCCCTCTGCAGACAAAAG CAACATAGGAAAGTCTTGGATAAAGGGAAGCCCGAAGATGTCATGCCTTCTCTCAAGGGTGTTCAG GAGCGTCTGCCAACAGTTCCTTTATCGGGCATGTACAACAAATCAGGTGGAAAAGTACGACTAACTTTTAAACTTGAACAAGATCAGCTCTGGATTGGCACTAAAG AGAGAACAGAAAAGTTACCCATGGGATCCATCAAGAACGTGGTGAGCGAACCCATTGAAGGACACGAAGATTATCATATGATG GCTTTCCAGCTGGGTCCCACAGAAGCCTCTTACTACTGGGTCTACTGGGTGCCCACTCAGTACGTGGACGCAATCAAGGACACGGTGCTAGGGAAGTGGCAGTACTTTTGA
- the UBFD1 gene encoding ubiquitin domain-containing protein UBFD1 isoform X2 gives MAEGVGNNSEEAAGMDAEVRNPPVGCQGEEENGALAAEKTEEPEEPDSQAPDLEASVSNGGEAEMSKELVELKIIWNKNKYDLKFPLDSTGADLKLKIHSLTGLPPAMQKVMFKGLLPEEKTLREIKVISGAKIMVVGSTINDVLAVNTPKDAAQQEVKSEEAKKEPLCRQKQHRKVLDKGKPEDVMPSLKGVQERLPTVPLSGMYNKSGGKVRLTFKLEQDQLWIGTKERTEKLPMGSIKNVVSEPIEGHEDYHMMAFQLGPTEASYYWVYWVPTQYVDAIKDTVLGKWQYF, from the exons ATGGCAGAAGGAGTGGGCAACA ACTCGGAGGAAGCCGCCGGCATGGACGCGGAAGTGCGGAACCCGCCCGTGGGCTGCCAGGGCGAAGAGGAGAACGGCGCGCTGGCAGCCGAGAAAACCGAGGAGCCCGAGGAGCCCGACAGCCAGGCCCCGGACCTAGAGGCCTCGGTGAGCAACGGGGGCGAGGCCGAGATGTCGAAGGAGCTGGTGGAGCTGAAGATCATCTGGAACAAGAACAAGTACGACCTGAAGTTCCCTCTGGATAGCACAGGCGCCGACCTGAAGCTGAAAATCCACTCGCTGACAG GCCTTCCACCCGCCATGCAAAAGGTCATGTTTAAAGGACTGCTCCCCGAGGAAAAAACCTTGCGAGAAATCAAAGTGATCAGTGGAGCCAAAATAATGGTGGTGGGCTCCACGATCAATGACGTCTTGGCAGTCAACACACCGAAAGATGCAGCTCAGCAGGAAGTGAAGTCTGAAGAGGCCAAGAAGGAGCCCCTCTGCAGACAAAAG CAACATAGGAAAGTCTTGGATAAAGGGAAGCCCGAAGATGTCATGCCTTCTCTCAAGGGTGTTCAG GAGCGTCTGCCAACAGTTCCTTTATCGGGCATGTACAACAAATCAGGTGGAAAAGTACGACTAACTTTTAAACTTGAACAAGATCAGCTCTGGATTGGCACTAAAG AGAGAACAGAAAAGTTACCCATGGGATCCATCAAGAACGTGGTGAGCGAACCCATTGAAGGACACGAAGATTATCATATGATG GCTTTCCAGCTGGGTCCCACAGAAGCCTCTTACTACTGGGTCTACTGGGTGCCCACTCAGTACGTGGACGCAATCAAGGACACGGTGCTAGGGAAGTGGCAGTACTTTTGA
- the UBFD1 gene encoding ubiquitin domain-containing protein UBFD1 isoform X1 — MAATSASPDSEEAAGMDAEVRNPPVGCQGEEENGALAAEKTEEPEEPDSQAPDLEASVSNGGEAEMSKELVELKIIWNKNKYDLKFPLDSTGADLKLKIHSLTGLPPAMQKVMFKGLLPEEKTLREIKVISGAKIMVVGSTINDVLAVNTPKDAAQQEVKSEEAKKEPLCRQKQHRKVLDKGKPEDVMPSLKGVQERLPTVPLSGMYNKSGGKVRLTFKLEQDQLWIGTKERTEKLPMGSIKNVVSEPIEGHEDYHMMAFQLGPTEASYYWVYWVPTQYVDAIKDTVLGKWQYF, encoded by the exons ATGGCCGCCACCTCCGCCTCCCCCG ACTCGGAGGAAGCCGCCGGCATGGACGCGGAAGTGCGGAACCCGCCCGTGGGCTGCCAGGGCGAAGAGGAGAACGGCGCGCTGGCAGCCGAGAAAACCGAGGAGCCCGAGGAGCCCGACAGCCAGGCCCCGGACCTAGAGGCCTCGGTGAGCAACGGGGGCGAGGCCGAGATGTCGAAGGAGCTGGTGGAGCTGAAGATCATCTGGAACAAGAACAAGTACGACCTGAAGTTCCCTCTGGATAGCACAGGCGCCGACCTGAAGCTGAAAATCCACTCGCTGACAG GCCTTCCACCCGCCATGCAAAAGGTCATGTTTAAAGGACTGCTCCCCGAGGAAAAAACCTTGCGAGAAATCAAAGTGATCAGTGGAGCCAAAATAATGGTGGTGGGCTCCACGATCAATGACGTCTTGGCAGTCAACACACCGAAAGATGCAGCTCAGCAGGAAGTGAAGTCTGAAGAGGCCAAGAAGGAGCCCCTCTGCAGACAAAAG CAACATAGGAAAGTCTTGGATAAAGGGAAGCCCGAAGATGTCATGCCTTCTCTCAAGGGTGTTCAG GAGCGTCTGCCAACAGTTCCTTTATCGGGCATGTACAACAAATCAGGTGGAAAAGTACGACTAACTTTTAAACTTGAACAAGATCAGCTCTGGATTGGCACTAAAG AGAGAACAGAAAAGTTACCCATGGGATCCATCAAGAACGTGGTGAGCGAACCCATTGAAGGACACGAAGATTATCATATGATG GCTTTCCAGCTGGGTCCCACAGAAGCCTCTTACTACTGGGTCTACTGGGTGCCCACTCAGTACGTGGACGCAATCAAGGACACGGTGCTAGGGAAGTGGCAGTACTTTTGA
- the EARS2 gene encoding nondiscriminating glutamyl-tRNA synthetase EARS2, mitochondrial isoform X2, with protein sequence MAPGVAANAVRVRFAPSPTGFLHLGGLRTALYNYIFARKHQGSFILRLEDTDQSRVVSAASQSIEDALEWAGLPPDESPRRGGPAAPYQQSLRCDLYKKYTDLLLEKGAAYCCFCTLQRLELLKKEALRSQQTPRYDNRCRHLKPKEVAEKKSQGLDHVVRFRLEGQSDPFCDLIHGWSRHEVASVEGDPVILKSDGFPTYHLANVVDDHLMEISHVLRGAEWLTSTSKHLLLYRAFGWEPPQFGHLPLLLNEDGSKLSKRQGHVFVEEFAQDGYLPAALLDLMTHSGSGFAENRIGRTLKELIEEFDLSRVERHSALLDLKKLPEFNRVHLAQQIGDERLRQKLVAEIQASVEEVYGKQLPERKVLEKGYIEQVLLLRKGHLSCLKDLVSPSYAFLWIRPSVPSEKLQILSTEADRIGRVVLRLLEGPVTQRPEELGQQLRQLHKQISSTKYSSMMKLLRLSLSGLQDGPSVAEMMILLGPKETSLRIQGVLCSQPAP encoded by the exons ATGgcgccgggcgtggcggcgaacGCCGTCCGGGTGAGGTTCGCGCCCAGCCCGACCG GGTTTCTGCATTTGGGGGGGCTACGGACTGCTCTCTACAACTATATTTTTGCCCGAAAACACCAAGGCAGCTTCATCCTTCGACTGGAAGACACCGATCAAAGCCGTGTGGTATCGGCAGCCTCTCAAAGCATAGAAGATGCATTGGAGTGGGCAG GCCTGCCACCGGATGAGAGCCCTCGCCGGGGAGGCCCTGCTGCCCCTTACCAACAATCCCTACGATGTGACCTGTATAAGAAATACACAGACCTGCTTCTTGAGAAAGGGGCTGCCTACTGCTGTTTCTGCACACTTCAGCGCCTGGAATTATTAAAGAAAGAAGCACTGCGCAGTCAGCAAACTCCACG ATATGACAACAGGTGTCGTCACCTGAAGCCCAAGGAGGTTGCTGAGAAGAAATCTCAAGGCCTTGACCATGTGGTGCGTTTTCGCCTGGAAGGGCAGTCGGACCCTTTCTGCGATCTGATCCATGGCTGGAGCAGGCACGAGGTGGCCAGTGTGGAGGGCGATCCGGTGATTTTGAAGAGCGATGGCTTTCCGACCTACCACCTGGCCAATGTGGTGGACGATCACCTGATGGAGATCAGCCATGTGCTGCGAGGAGCGGAATGGCTCACCTCCACTTCCAAGCACCTCCTCCTCTATAGGGCCTTTGGCTGGGAGCCCCCTCAGTTTGGCCACCTTCCATTGCTCCTGAACGAAGACGGCAGCAAGCTCTCCAAGAGACAAGGGCATGTTTTCGTGGAGGAGTTTGCGCAGGATGGCTATTTGCCAGCCGCCCTCCTGGATCTCATGACACACTCTGGCTCAGGGTTTGCAG AAAACAGAATAGGACGAACATTAAAAGAGCTGATTGAAGAGTTTGACCTGAGCAGGGTCGAAAGGCATTCAGCCCTCCTGGATTTGAAGAAACTGCCAGAATTCAACAG GGTTCACCTGGCCCAGCAGATTGGAGACGAGAGGCTACGGCAGAAGCTTGTGGCAGAGATCCAGGCTTCTGTGGAGGAAGTCTATGGCAAGCAGCTTCCGGAGAGGAAAGTCCTCGAAAAGGGCTACATTGAGCAGGTGCTGCTGTTGAGAAAG GGCCACCTTAGCTGCCTGAAGGACTTGGTCTCCCCCAGCTATGCTTTCTTGTGGATCCGGCCCTCTGTGCCTTCCGAGAAGCTGCAGATTCTCTCCACTGAGGCCGACCGGATAGGAAGGGTGGTCCTCAG GCTGCTGGAAGGCCCAGTGACTCAGAGACCTGAAGAACTCGGCCAGCAACTCAGGCAGCTGCACAAGCAGATCAGCAGCACCAAGTACAGCAGCATGATGAAGCTCCTCCGACTCTCCCTCAGCGGCCTGCAG GACGGGCCCAGCGTTGCTGAGATGATGATCCTGTTGGGGCCCAAGGAGACCAGCCTTCGCATCCAGGGGGTCCTGTGCAGCCAACCTGCTCCGTGA
- the EARS2 gene encoding nondiscriminating glutamyl-tRNA synthetase EARS2, mitochondrial isoform X1, whose amino-acid sequence MAPGVAANAVRVRFAPSPTGESPRRKDDPAWTRGSWRGRSASASGAAALGRRSQAPRTRAPAGRPWERRRTPAVRSRPAAGFLHLGGLRTALYNYIFARKHQGSFILRLEDTDQSRVVSAASQSIEDALEWAGLPPDESPRRGGPAAPYQQSLRCDLYKKYTDLLLEKGAAYCCFCTLQRLELLKKEALRSQQTPRYDNRCRHLKPKEVAEKKSQGLDHVVRFRLEGQSDPFCDLIHGWSRHEVASVEGDPVILKSDGFPTYHLANVVDDHLMEISHVLRGAEWLTSTSKHLLLYRAFGWEPPQFGHLPLLLNEDGSKLSKRQGHVFVEEFAQDGYLPAALLDLMTHSGSGFAENRIGRTLKELIEEFDLSRVERHSALLDLKKLPEFNRVHLAQQIGDERLRQKLVAEIQASVEEVYGKQLPERKVLEKGYIEQVLLLRKGHLSCLKDLVSPSYAFLWIRPSVPSEKLQILSTEADRIGRVVLRLLEGPVTQRPEELGQQLRQLHKQISSTKYSSMMKLLRLSLSGLQDGPSVAEMMILLGPKETSLRIQGVLCSQPAP is encoded by the exons ATGgcgccgggcgtggcggcgaacGCCGTCCGGGTGAGGTTCGCGCCCAGCCCGACCGGTGAGTCTCCCCGGAGAAAAGACGACCCTGCCTGGACTCGGGGCTCTTGGCGCGGGAGGTCAGCTTCGGCCTCCGGTGCAGCTGCTTTGGGGAGGCGGTCTCAGGCTCCGCGCACAAGGGCCCCAGCAGGGCGCCCCTGGGAGAGGCGGAGGACCCCTGCGGTGAGGTCCCGCCCCGccgccg GGTTTCTGCATTTGGGGGGGCTACGGACTGCTCTCTACAACTATATTTTTGCCCGAAAACACCAAGGCAGCTTCATCCTTCGACTGGAAGACACCGATCAAAGCCGTGTGGTATCGGCAGCCTCTCAAAGCATAGAAGATGCATTGGAGTGGGCAG GCCTGCCACCGGATGAGAGCCCTCGCCGGGGAGGCCCTGCTGCCCCTTACCAACAATCCCTACGATGTGACCTGTATAAGAAATACACAGACCTGCTTCTTGAGAAAGGGGCTGCCTACTGCTGTTTCTGCACACTTCAGCGCCTGGAATTATTAAAGAAAGAAGCACTGCGCAGTCAGCAAACTCCACG ATATGACAACAGGTGTCGTCACCTGAAGCCCAAGGAGGTTGCTGAGAAGAAATCTCAAGGCCTTGACCATGTGGTGCGTTTTCGCCTGGAAGGGCAGTCGGACCCTTTCTGCGATCTGATCCATGGCTGGAGCAGGCACGAGGTGGCCAGTGTGGAGGGCGATCCGGTGATTTTGAAGAGCGATGGCTTTCCGACCTACCACCTGGCCAATGTGGTGGACGATCACCTGATGGAGATCAGCCATGTGCTGCGAGGAGCGGAATGGCTCACCTCCACTTCCAAGCACCTCCTCCTCTATAGGGCCTTTGGCTGGGAGCCCCCTCAGTTTGGCCACCTTCCATTGCTCCTGAACGAAGACGGCAGCAAGCTCTCCAAGAGACAAGGGCATGTTTTCGTGGAGGAGTTTGCGCAGGATGGCTATTTGCCAGCCGCCCTCCTGGATCTCATGACACACTCTGGCTCAGGGTTTGCAG AAAACAGAATAGGACGAACATTAAAAGAGCTGATTGAAGAGTTTGACCTGAGCAGGGTCGAAAGGCATTCAGCCCTCCTGGATTTGAAGAAACTGCCAGAATTCAACAG GGTTCACCTGGCCCAGCAGATTGGAGACGAGAGGCTACGGCAGAAGCTTGTGGCAGAGATCCAGGCTTCTGTGGAGGAAGTCTATGGCAAGCAGCTTCCGGAGAGGAAAGTCCTCGAAAAGGGCTACATTGAGCAGGTGCTGCTGTTGAGAAAG GGCCACCTTAGCTGCCTGAAGGACTTGGTCTCCCCCAGCTATGCTTTCTTGTGGATCCGGCCCTCTGTGCCTTCCGAGAAGCTGCAGATTCTCTCCACTGAGGCCGACCGGATAGGAAGGGTGGTCCTCAG GCTGCTGGAAGGCCCAGTGACTCAGAGACCTGAAGAACTCGGCCAGCAACTCAGGCAGCTGCACAAGCAGATCAGCAGCACCAAGTACAGCAGCATGATGAAGCTCCTCCGACTCTCCCTCAGCGGCCTGCAG GACGGGCCCAGCGTTGCTGAGATGATGATCCTGTTGGGGCCCAAGGAGACCAGCCTTCGCATCCAGGGGGTCCTGTGCAGCCAACCTGCTCCGTGA